AGTGTCAATTGAACAACAAAAGTAAAAATTGCGCAAACACCAACAGTTCTTTAATATGATAAGTAGACTCATACACTTGGTACTTTCTATCAGGGCATCGATATAACCTCTGAACCATTAATATGATAATTAAAACGTCTCAGAAgtaaaacaattaaaaaaatgtCCACGAAGTTGAAGACTTTTTGGagttactaaaaaaaaaaacatactacaTTTAGGAAACACAAATGGCAAAAATATAATAGGTGTGATTACTCACTGGGATCAACCACCTGTGTTGAATCTTTAGAGCTGGTATCTGATGAAGGGCTCATTGTGCTAGATTTTTTTGTGTCTTGGACTGAACCTTTAATGTCATCAAGGCCAATCTCTCGTTCAAGTGTGCTCTTGAATTCCCTTGAAACATCCTTCATGCAAAAGACAAGAGCACCATGAGAATCAAAATCAGCTTGTATAGTAAGGGAAACAAAGAAACTTAGAAAAATGTCACATGGACCTACCTGAAGTTCTCTGATAGTAGGTTGAAATTCACGCAAAGTTTTTCCCAGGTTACGAGCAACCTGACATGCAGAAAATCTCACATTGTAAGATAGTAAGTCAAAGTTTACGTTGTCATTAGATATTAGAGTTGAATAAGACATGCGGTTCTCCCACTAGAAAACAACTGGCAATACGACCAAGGTTTACATTTAGATTGGTATACTTGAACCAAAGTGAAGGATTTGAAGTTTAAAACTTCAGAATGCTCAACCTTTAGCTGCAGAACCAACGTACAAAGCATCAGTAGAATGTGAATTTTGCAGCGAAAATTGGACCAATAAAAGAGAGGCACATAGTGTTCTTACAAACATGCATGTGTCTTCCTCATGACCTCAAAGAGGCACTTATATCCAGGAGGTGTTACATCAGGAATCCATTTTACCCACCATGCCTAAGGAGTGGCGTCAATCAGCAGgcatgtttgtttttttttttttctctaaaaaaTTGTGGCTTGACAACCGATCTTCTATAACCCAACCTTCTGTCACTATTAGTCCTAGTCATTCTCCAGCATTACCAGAAAGAACTCCACCTCATCTAGTTGGGGTAACTGTAAATGACTAGAGCGTCATGCCCACCCCAGGTTACAGAAAAAGCAAGCCTTCAGAATCCTAAAGGTAAAATACTTGGAGGTTTAAAGCAATTGATTGTAATAGCATGAGACCTCATCATGAAATGCCCATAACCTCTCTTGACTGAGGTAGTacattttcctaattttctaactACTTACATTAGTTCCTTTAACACTCACAGAAATCCCACCCCAGCCCAGTAAACCGATGGCATATCTCTTAACCTGTAGCGAGCACTGTCCCCAGTGGGCTAGCGCTGCAGAAAATCTATATGCACTCAAAATTGGCTAATATCCAAGGATAACACACTTCCTACCCTCTTCTTTAGGATAATATATTTTACCTCCCTTAAACGCTAGAGtcaccccccacccccaaactTTAGTCAACACCTTCTTGCAGTAGTATAAGATGATCAAAATCCATTTGAAGTGTTCCATTTTACCCACCATGCCTAAGGAGTGGCGTCAATCAGCaggcatgttttttttttttttttttctctaaaaaaTTGTGGCTTGACAACCGATCTTCTATAACCCAACCTTCTGTCACTATTAGTCCTAGTCATTCTCCAGCATTACCAGAAAGAACTCCACCTCATCTAGTTGGGGTAACTGTAAATGACTAGAGCGTCATGCCCACCCCAGGTTACAGAAAAAGCAAGCCTTCAGAATCCTAAAGGTAAAATACTTGGAGGTTTAAAGCAATTGATTGTAATAGCATGAGACCTCATCATGAAATGCCCATAACCTCTCTTGACTGAGGTAGTacattttcctaattttctaactACTTACATTAGTTCCTTTAACACTCACAGAAATCCCACCCCAGCCCAGTAAACCGATGGCATATCTCTTAACCTGTAGCGAGCACTGTCCCCAGTGGGCTAGCGCTGCAGAAAATCTATATGCACTCAAAATTGGCTAATATCCAAGGATAACACACTTCCTACCCTCTTCTTTAGGATAATATATTTTACCTCCCTTAAACGCTAGAGtcaccccccacccccaaactTTAGTCAACACCTTCTTGCAGTAGTATAAGATGATCAAAATCCATTTGAAGTGTTTCTAATCCTTTCACAAAGATCTAGAATTTGAAACTCGCTCTAGTTAAATGCATCTAAAACTATCTAGTGAATCTGAAGACACAACTTTCACATGACTAAATTTCAAAGGAAGCTAAGGATTTTGAATGTAAGCAATCTAAGTAGAAGCTGCTATACATTGTTTATCTTACGTCTAATTAGCTTTGTAGCATATCAGTGGTAGGGAAACATCTGCTCAGTTAGAACTTAGAATTACAGTcagagtgtgtttggtatggaaatGTTTTCTAATTTTAGTGTGTTTAGCATGGAAAtgttttttcaattttctcatgtttggttggtcaaattttttggaaaaaattttCTCTAGGAATACAAGATCCTTAAAAGTAGGAAAAATTACTTCCCTAGTGGAAGTCGAAAAATGATTTCCCTAATGGAAGTAGAGCAAACAAGTTTCCTAAGTGACATTACACATTAATTGTCTCCTACCCACCCTCCAATACACCCCACCCCATAGCCCTCATCCTCCCCACCCCTATCCCATAGtgtttgtctagattatatataGATGCTTTTGGGACAATTACATGTCAAACAtaagaaaataagaaagaaaaccACTTATTTTTAATGTTTTTCTtgaaaaaacattttccttcgacCAAACGCACCCTGAGTTTGCAAACTTATTCCTGGGAGCTCAATAGAAAGTTATTGAATGATAATTTAATAGTTTGAACGCTATCAATTTGCGTGAGAGTTCCGGTTGTAAATTCTCTGCTTTCAATAATTCAGCTGGCAACTCACATCTAGCCAAGgattaaaacaaaagaaaaaaaaaaacatttttcctgATTAATAGAGTTGACTTAAGACTAATACAAAAGAACTTCATGTACTTGTAACTTAACTTCTGTCTATCCTCAAATGAAATTAAAGACAGACAATGGTCATAGTATTGTATAGGGAAGAAGGAAAACAGACCTCAGCAAGACCTTTTGGACCAAAAACTAGCAAAGCCACAACCCCAATTACTAGTGCTTCAGGAGCACCAACTCCAAATAGAGATGCATATACACCTTTCCCTTTGAGTTTTCTACTTCTTCCTGTAAACCAATCACTTCAACAATCAACAAATATGATAGAACTCAATATAATAAGCAAAACCCAATTGGCATTGGCTAATCATTAAAACAGCTGAATTAGCAAATACCCAAAATAGAGAAGTACCAATTAGTACTGAATATTGAGATTTAGAAATGCTGAGCTGCTTCAATCCATTCCAAGAAAAAGGGGTGAGACCCAAGCATTTCAAGAACTGAACTTTGGGATTCTTGGAAACTGAAATGGAAGCAGATGAGAAAGCAGTTAAAGAGAGTCTTCTAGGACTAGTGAATGAAGAAGAAGCAGTAGGAGCAGAGATTGCAGAAGCCATGGTGGTCATTGAATCAAGAAACTCAGCTACCACTACAGCCTACATTCATTTCCTTTTCTTGTTTTCTGGTCTTAGGATATATTGGTCCTGATGCGACAAAAGAAAATGGACCGGATTTTAATTTGGGCCACAGAGCCCCAATTTGTTAGTGCTATTTCTTCCTTCATTTGTCAGACTTAACaaactgtttttgatttgtttagAATAGTTATTAAAACTGAACGTAGAATTTTTtaagaagaaacaaaaaaaaattgacacaTGAAATAAAATTGTGTATAAAGTATTACTGTAATAAGTTCTACCAATTATTTTGTTTTGTATCAAGTGAGGCCTATTACAATCGTGTTAATGGCGAATTGCAATGTAAACATTGAAtatcttttaaaaataaaaatatgtcaATCTCTTCGAAATAATCATGTGacataaagggtgtgtttggtatgacgaaAAATGTTTCCCCAGAAAatattttctcaaaaaataagtaattttttaACTTATTTTCTTGTCTTTGATGCACAAGTTGGAAAATGTCACTTTAAAAATATTTGCATATATTCAACTCAAAACACTATGAGATTTTTGAATTCAGAGTACAGCTTTTGGTGGTGCAGGTGAAAGGGGTGAGGGGAGAGGCATACGGGGTAGGCAGGGGTGGGGTTAGGCAGGTAGGTGGGGTGGGTGGATAGTGTGCAGGGTGAGTTGGTATGCGTTAGTGTTTTTACTgatccggaaaatgttttccctcaaatttttaaggaaaacattttcctccaattcCTCCTATCTTGAgaaaaatatgtttcaaaataTCTAGTGCAACCAAACAAAGAAAAATAGAAAACCATTTCCGGTCGTACCCAGAGGCGAATTTATGCATCAAATTTGGGTCACGTGAATACATGGTCACtcgactaaactcgatatattatgtgtataattctgaaaatacatctaatattaactgaaggaacacatggtcaaatCAGGTTGAGTGGAGCACTGGTTAGCGGATGTGTTTATTTCCTCAAGGTCTCAGAATCGAACCCGAGCTCCTACACGTTTTATGCTTTTATTTTCTAAAGCACCCTgttaactttcctttttatattattctaaTCATTTTTCTTCTATAATTCTAATTACCCAAAATAAAAACgtgtttcttttttatattacatCTAAGGAATTTTTTCCCTTTATTTCTAATTACCCCTGTcccaaaaggcaaaagaaatcaaaaaatCTCATAAGCGTTAAGCTGCAACGAACCAAaggcaaaagaaataaaaaaaaaatcatagctAATAGTGAATCTATCCTCTTAAGATTCCGAATTCGCCTCTGGTCATACCAACTACGAAACACACCCAAAATGCGCATAAATTCTTTGGGCCTGGCAACTATATACCCATTGCATACAATGGATGCAAATTGTTCAACTCaaatggaaaaaaagaaaaatctaaGAAGTGCTAGTATAATTTAGTTTCATAACTTTCATTTCCCTCTCCCCCAACCAGAGGCAACATGCATACACATCTTAATTTAATCGGtagttattattttttatcagtATGTATATTTGATAATTTTTAAGCAAAATGTAATAATTTAAAATTCCAATTACTTACCTCTACTTAAATTTATCTCTGCTCATTACTCCAAGTTGGCAAGATTTACAACCTACCTACTTGAATGATCACCAGGATCAACGCAGGTGCACCAGCTATAAAACATAACATATAGTCAAATGAAACTAACAAGGCATTATACCTCTTAGCCATTGGGAAAACTCTATACACGTGCCACAACTTAAATTACTATATCTTAATTGGCCAtctaattaatcaaattaaaatagGGCAAATAACATAGACTATCAACTTAAGACTCTTTAACACAAAATATAAcgatacttttccttatttacgGAACATAACGACaatttacgaaacatgacggatttggGCTTTAGTACTGTACCACGTTTTGGGCTTTAGTACCGCACCACGATTTTGGGCGATTTTGGGCTTTGGCATTTCATCTTAGCCCAACTGTGAATGCTTCTCTTCCTCCTCTGCAATATTCCCTCTCTACTCTTAACCCACCATCTCATacaaattttttttctctctctctctactgtGTTTGCAATGTACATGTAAAGTGTGTGATTCTCCATTCCATTTTTCCTCTGTTTCGTTCCATTTCACCATTAGTAAAGGTAATCTAGGGTTTACAATTCCTTTAGTTTTGATCATATATTGTTGTGGTACTTTCAATTATATTTTCAATCATATATTGTTGTGTTAGTTTCGAATATCTATTGATGTGTTTCTATCTTCATTTCAATCAATTTCATCTTGTTCAGTCAATTTGGACGGTTTATTTAGGGTTTCTACTTTGTATTTCCAGTTTTTTTGTGTGCGCATGTGTGTGATTCTCCATTCCATTTTCCTCTATTTCGTTCCATTTCATGATTAGTAAAGGTAATCTAGGGTTCACAATTCCTTTAGTTTCGATCATATCTTGTTGTGTTAATTTCAATCATACAGTTTCAATCATCTATTGTTGTGTTAGTTTCGAATATATATTGATGTGTTTCTATCTTCATTTCAATCAATTTCATCTTGTTCAGTCAATTTGAACGGTTTATTTAGGGTTTCTACTTCGTATTTTCCAGGTGTTTTGTGTGCGCATCATTCTGTACCAACTTAAATTGTTGTGATTCCAGTCCCTTTTTTGTGAAAATGAGTAAAAACAATTCGATAAATTCTCCTATGCGCAAAAGCCCTAGATTTTTGGGGCCCCCAACAAGCCCGAAAGTAGGGCCAATTCCAAACTTCAATTTACTCACTCAAACCCCGGTAAAAAATGGAGGAAGGGAAAAGCAAGATTCTGAAGATGAAGGATTGTTTGTTCAAAATGAAGTTAGGACGAAAGTTCTAAACGATCCTTGTAATGTTGGTCCCACTATTGTTGAAATCAAATCAACCCCCCGGAATGATTCCAAAAGGAAGCGAAAAGAAACGTCAACTAGTAAGTCAAAAAAAGTCACTGACGACTCTGATTTCGAAGAAGAAACTGAGCATCCTGAAGCCGAAAAAAGTAAGGTTGAGAAAGGTGAAACAGTAAAGAAGACGAAAGTTGAGAAAGGTGAAACATCAAAGAGGaagaaagtcgagaaatgtgaaacaTCAAAGAGGAAGAAAGTCGAGAAAGGTGAAACATCAAAGAGGAAGAAAGTCGAGAAAGGTGAAACATCAAAGAGGAAGAAAGTCGAGAAAGGTGCAACATCAAAGAGGAAGAAAAACAACCCGACAAAGAAGGTATAAAAAAGCATTTACACTTTAGTCTTTGAATATTTGGTTACTTGCATGTGTATGACTTGTGGTATAAAAAGGGTTTGATTGGTCTTTTTATATGCTTTTTTGAGTTCTGGAGGTGTATGGAATATGTATGTAAAGTGGTCTGACTGTATGATTTCTCTTAAACAATTGTGTATAACTTTATTTCTGAATTGGTAGTGTATGAAAAAATGTAAGGAAAGTGTTCTGAGTTGGTTTTTCAGTATTGAAAAGAAGTGGCTAATGTCTAATTATTTGTTTTAGATTTAATTAAATTGGTGTATGATAAGTGTCTTTTTGTGGTCTTGCATTGACCGTTGGGCCTCATGATCAGCAATTCCCTTTTTGTGTTCTCTGTTCCTAAGTTATCAATTTATCTAGAGAACAAACACTGAATTCTAGATTTGGtggtgtatgaaatatgtatgaaaAGTGGGCTGACTGTAAGATTTTTGAGTAACATGTTTAGTTATAAAGTTGTAATGCATTTTTGTGGATATAATGTGTCTAGATATGTCATTGGATTCTTGAGTTtggtgtataaaatatgtatggaCTTTGGTATATCTCATATTTAGATGATTTGACTCGCTTTATAGTTATGTATGCTTTCATTTTTGTAACTATCTCTTATTTAATATATTCAGACACAGACTCATTGGTGTTCTTACACCAACGTGGAAGCCCCACTTGAAGTTAAGGACCGCCTTAACGACGCGCAATTGAAGCTGTTTAGGGAGTCCCCTTTTGGGTTATTTCTGGATTTTCCAAAGCTGAATGTTCAGCCACAGCTAATTCGATGcctgattgtcacgacccagccccgtgggccgcgactggcaccctacctgggtacccagaccgaattgcctattcatttccaaatccaaacttaattcagaattttacaaaatcgtgtcaaacataatttatatcaaaatatgtcttaagcggtcgcacaaatcaaaatggcatatcaaatccaaactgggcggcggaatagacatcgccgatcaaaagtgcaaacataagcataagggtcatttagggccatcaaaacaaacggacagctttaagaccagaaaacaaatcaaacagacgtatataggaccctcgccccacatatatgactacaggcctctacgaactcaaaacaaagacatatggcgagatagggccccgccgtacccaaatcatcaaatatacagagcatatacatagcaaaaggagtctgtaccaaaagtggactccggatcagaaggagtactccaaaatagcagaaagtgaagcctacagtggaggatcaccaatgtctgtacctgcgggcatgaaacgcagcccccgaagaaagggggtcagtacgaaatatgtactgagtgtgtaaagcacggagtacagaaatatggatcaaaactgaaagcaaatcagtatgtcaaaatccgtatcaaagtcatatacgtatacataatgcaaacgaaatcatgcaaacgcttaagaacgtggtcgccactccgacgctggcgccacacacaacataacaccagaaagtttcaaatctccgtatctccgaacacaaacacaaacataggtgagcgtatcgcatcacgagccatatcacagcataactccaaacggaacccggccctatggcgaagcctcgggaaccgtaacacagcatacggccgaattattgtaaggcgcacgaatcataaccggcccgggaaccggtgaacgaagtcataataaggcacgagcggagtcgtgagcaaacaaatgcaaatcatacttcaaaatagtctttcaaaacagagtaatcccataagtcatttcataatacaaaataatcgaatgcttagtcgatacaaggtttcatttcacaaaacgtttccaaaatagtacgtatagctcaaaacgtaacttagcgtatcgtaatattcaaaacacgtcccgtaggaggaagttccaaaatcgaaggtatcatttcaaactttattcaaaaggacagcccaataagacaaatagggcgtcttggggttagcgggtccacctcgagtcgaattgaggtggcgaacataatttacgaacatttaggggccaaaagttcatacgtaatcatttctaagttacccgaccacgtttcgataggtttcaaacgattggtggcattctagccaaaatagagcccttaggcttcaattgaattgaatgaatagtaacttttctatggatcgggtttcgaggagcagagatgctccggaggttccaatattcacctagcatactaagacatgccaaacgaagaagtgggaagctttacataccttacagacgtcttacgctctcccaaaagtcaagtcccgtttcgtctgaaatctgcaaatgatcaaagttaccaattcagattcttaggcttaaaaatgccattaactttatttttgcctaccgaaatttcggcagcacctcccctataaatctaacacccccgagacttagctcggctcaaaatacatcaacaacaacagcccacacatcaacaacaacacaattcataatcaaaccactctagtttcaaagttccaccttattacctaagttggcaacttttcattcaaacttccaaaattccaaatctatgcccacattattgtattcatttacttattcaagattagtcaatcacatcccaaatatattccaaaccatatacgaaagttcccgaaattcattactctccatatttcattcaaaacatcaaaagtcacgacggacattctaacttgcgtcgtttcattccgaattcattaacatcaactatatgtcacatttaaagtctttagcaccccaaatatacaatgatatacacaattataccaaaggtatacactttccgataatgtccgaaatcattttccaacgccaatttaattcatcaatcgatcatttgcgtcttaaaggttataacgacacaactaacgaactaaataggattcaattcacctccccttctaactctcatggctcacggccacacaccaacacacacacacacacggctgcac
The nucleotide sequence above comes from Lycium barbarum isolate Lr01 chromosome 3, ASM1917538v2, whole genome shotgun sequence. Encoded proteins:
- the LOC132631949 gene encoding sec-independent protein translocase protein TATB, chloroplastic isoform X2; its protein translation is MTTMASAISAPTASSSFTSPRRLSLTAFSSASISVSKNPKVQFLKCLGLTPFSWNGLKQLSISKSQYSVLIGRSRKLKGKGVYASLFGVGAPEALVIGVVALLVFGPKGLAEVARNLGKTLREFQPTIRELQDVSREFKSTLEREIGLDDIKGSVQDTKKSSTMSPSSDTSSKDSTQVVDPNGSPSPSVASTAEADLERLMRIAEAEKQAEKDLASLLESQSESQTVSQDNSSSSDGAYSTEELLKITEEQLQAAAQQQNETSTPEQSQFNVQSPSQDISSAEGAYSTEELLNNTEMTSPQQSPSNVQSQSQETPEEAASMIPSFTKPESET
- the LOC132631949 gene encoding sec-independent protein translocase protein TATB, chloroplastic isoform X3 → MTTMASAISAPTASSSFTSPRRLSLTAFSSASISVSKNPKVQFLKCLGLTPFSWNGLKQLSISKSQYSVLIGRSRKLKGKGVYASLFGVGAPEALVIGVVALLVFGPKGLAEVARNLGKTLREFQPTIRELQDVSREFKSTLEREIGLDDIKGSVQDTKKSSTMSPSSDTSSKDSTQVVDPNGSPSPSVASTAEADLERLMRIAEAEKQAEKDLASLLESQSESQTVSQVADNSSSSDGAYSTEELLKITEEQLQAAAQQQNETSTPEQSQFNVQSPSQEGAYSTEELLNNTEMTSPQQSPSNVQSQSQETPEEAASMIPSFTKPESET
- the LOC132631949 gene encoding sec-independent protein translocase protein TATB, chloroplastic isoform X1; the encoded protein is MTTMASAISAPTASSSFTSPRRLSLTAFSSASISVSKNPKVQFLKCLGLTPFSWNGLKQLSISKSQYSVLIGRSRKLKGKGVYASLFGVGAPEALVIGVVALLVFGPKGLAEVARNLGKTLREFQPTIRELQDVSREFKSTLEREIGLDDIKGSVQDTKKSSTMSPSSDTSSKDSTQVVDPNGSPSPSVASTAEADLERLMRIAEAEKQAEKDLASLLESQSESQTVSQVADNSSSSDGAYSTEELLKITEEQLQAAAQQQNETSTPEQSQFNVQSPSQDISSAEGAYSTEELLNNTEMTSPQQSPSNVQSQSQETPEEAASMIPSFTKPESET